TTTTTAGCATCTTGGAAATAAGTTCTTTCATATGGACCGGTATTCTTATAGTCCTGGACTGGTCAGCAATAGCCCTGTTGATTGACTGCCTGATCCACCAGGTTGCATATGTAGAAAATTTGAAGCCGCGTTTGTATTCAAATTTTTCGATGGCTTTCATTAATCCCAGGCTGCCTTCCTGAATAAGATCTGTCAGGTCCAGGCCGCTTGAAGTTGCATATTTTTTTGCTACGGAAACTACAAGCCTCAGATTTGCTTTAATTAGTTTGAGTTTGTCTTCAAGGATAAGCCGTTCAAGTTCTTTAATTTTTATATAAGTGTCAAAAAGCTGGTTATGGGTTACGGGTAGAGATGTGCCTGACCTGTTAGTTTTCTTGACGATATTTTTTAGATTGATTATGCTGGATTCGATGCCCGTAAATGTATACCCTGTGGCATGCCTGAAAGCTGTGGGGGTAATCCTTTTCGCCTCGCACCTTCTATAGAGCCTGAATAAGTCTACATAAGACATTTTAAATCTTTTCTCATATTTTTTAATTTCGCCTTCCCACTGTTTAGCATGGCTGGCAAAAGTTTTTATCTTATTGATCAAACGTTTTATTTTGTCCTGGTTGAGGTTGAGCCCTATAATTTTGTCAATTATGTTCTGTCTTTCCTGGGCTATGCGATTGTAGAGAGCGGTCTGGTTTTTGTGTTTTTTTGCTTTTTTCTCAAGTTTTTTCACTTTTCTATCAGTATTATTGATATATTTTACGGTGGCTCTCATTTTCTGGCGCATACGGCTTAGTTGTGCTGAAGATTTCCGTCCTCTGGGCATAAGTTCCTTGGTAGTCATTTCCTTCTGGTCAAGCAACAATTCCCAATTGCGAATTTCTTTTAGTGTGATTGGAGAGCCCAATACTATAAGTTTTAACTTTTTTTCATTTTCTCTTATGCTTCTTGCGAGATTTACTTCTTCTTCGCGTTTGAGGAGCGGTTCCTTGCCCATCTCTGATAAATATAGCCTGACCGGGTTAGTCAGTTCTTCTTCATTTCCGTAAGAGTAAGTATGATGCGGTTCTGCGCGTTCCAGTTGATGGGGTTTAATGTTTGTTTCAGTTTCAGCTTTGTCTATAACGGGAATTCCCATATCCTCCAGCGTGCCGAAAAATTTATCAAGCTGTTCCGGAGATATAGTGTCCTCAGGCATAGCGCGGTTTATCTCATCGTAGGTTATGTATTCATTTTCTTTTGCATGCTGTAGCAATCCTTTAAAAATATCTTTATTCATTTTGTTAAGTGTCCTCCTGAGCCTTTCAATATAGTTCCTAATTTAGTCCATTCTTCTATTTTTACAGGGTCAGATTTAATTTTGCCATCCAACATAGGAATAACTTCTTTTTCAAGCTCTTTTCTTCTTTTTTCATTTTGCTGGGCGTTTATGTCCCTCAGCAATGTTTCCATTTGCTGTTTGGGGGAATTATGTTTTCCTGTTTCAAAAGCCAACTGCATAAACCATTTTGCGGCGTCTTCATCAAGCGTATCTGCTAGGGCTGCAAAAGGTACTCCTTTGTTTAACTGGTTTAACAAAGGGAAAATATGAGAGCATCTTTCGTCGTTAAAAATTTCCAAATTTACCATTTTTATTAGTTCGGGATTCTGTACGCAAAGGCATATGATTTCTTCTTCAAGGCTTCTTATAGTGCTGACAACTGCTGTTGGATTCGCGCTTTTATCCTGGAAGCCAATTTTTTTCTTGAAAGAAACTTTTCTAAGTTCAGAAATTATCAGGGATTCGTCTATTTCCAGCTTCTGTGAAATAAATTTTATCATCTCATGCCTGAAAACCTGGTCTTTGACTTTGGCTATAGTTTCAAGGGCATTCTTAATAAATTTCGATTTATTCTCCGGCGTAGAAATGTCATTTTTCAGGGTGAATAAATACGCTTTAAATTCAACCGGATTAACTCCTGTCAGGACAAGTTTGTCGAATGCTTCCCTGCCATTGTGAATCAAATATTCATCAGGATCCATTTTTTCCGGCAGCGAGACAATTTTGCAGAAAATGTCATTTTCCAGGCAAAGCTCGCCCGCTCTTACTGCTGCTTCGCGACCGCTGTCATCCGAATCAAAGATCAATAAAGCCATCTCGATAAATCTTTTTATAAACTTAAGCTGGTCCGCTGTCAGTGATGTCCCTAAGGGCGCTACAGCATTATCCAGGCCGTATTGATGGCACATCAGGACATCCATATAGCCTTCAAGAATTATTACTTTCTTAGTTTTGCTGATGCCTGACTTTGCTTGAAATAACCCGTATAAAGACCTGGATTTGCTGTAAAGCATGCTGTCCGGGGTATTCAAGTAAAGCGGCTGAACGTCTTTTTTTAAGGTTCTTCCGCCGAAAGCAATTGGATTTCCGGAAAAATCGTAAATGGGGAATACAATCCTGTCGCGCATGAAGTCATAAGGTTTGCCATTCCTTTCCGAGACAGCTATAAGCCCGCTTTTCTGTAAAAGTTCCTGGCTGTACTTTTTACGCGACTGATTCAGGAAATCGTTTCCTTCAGGCGCATAACCAAGTTGGAATCTTTCGATGGTATCTTTATTTATCCCGCGTTTTTCAAGGTAACTGCGTGCAAATGATGCTTTCTCGGATTCCAGAAGGTACTTATGATAAAACTTGACAGTAGCGCTTAGTATTTCCAGTACGTCTTTCTTATCCGCCGGTATTTCTTCGTCGATTTCTTTTATTATTATACCGGCCCTTGAAGCAAGTTTTTTTATCGCTTCAGGATAGGAGATGTTATCATACAACATGACAAACTTGAATACATCTCCGCCGGCTTTACAGCCGAAACAATGAAAAATATTTTTTGACGGGCTTATGTAAAAAGAGGGGGCTTTTTCTGAATGAAAAGGGCAAAGCGCCGTATAGTCTTTACCGACCCTTCTTAAATTCGGTATATATTCATTGATTAACTCAACAATATTTACCGAATCCCGTAAATTGTCAATAGTTTCTTTTGGAATTCTCGACATAGTTTCACTGTAAAACGCTTCGTTTAGGCGTTTCTGCGAATACGGGTAAAACCCGAACAGCCGAAAAATTCGATTTTACCGAACTTTTTTTCAACTTCATCGAAAAGAAGGTTTAGTCCTAATGTATCCGATGAAATGTGCCCGGCAATAACAACATTTATATGGAATTTTTCTGCGTTTTTATAATGTTCGTCCGACATATGCATGCCTACAATGGTGCCGACTCCGGCGGTTGCAAGTTTTTCAAAAACTTCGATAGAGCCTTCCGTTCCGCCGGTCATATCAGCAAATATCTTTCCGGCATGCTTGTCTTTTGACCCTACAAAAATAGTAGGCCCGCAATTATTTGTTACCGCGTTTTTATACTCGGGTATTTTTTTTAGCATTTTCAATACATCATCCAGCGTTTCGGGAGGATTTTTATCAAAAAGTTTCTGCAAATAGTCGTTGACGCAGTTATCAGCCGGGGTATGCACATTCATAAAGGGAATATCAAGCAATCTGGCCGCATCTGAAGCCCTAGTGTGGTTTTGAGGCATGACTTTGCGTGAAACTTCTTTTATTCTGGGTTCCATGATTGCTTCTGCGATATTGATAGGAACACCGAATTTATGCAGGATGTCAGCCTGCA
The sequence above is drawn from the Elusimicrobiota bacterium genome and encodes:
- a CDS encoding sigma-70 family RNA polymerase sigma factor, whose protein sequence is MNKDIFKGLLQHAKENEYITYDEINRAMPEDTISPEQLDKFFGTLEDMGIPVIDKAETETNIKPHQLERAEPHHTYSYGNEEELTNPVRLYLSEMGKEPLLKREEEVNLARSIRENEKKLKLIVLGSPITLKEIRNWELLLDQKEMTTKELMPRGRKSSAQLSRMRQKMRATVKYINNTDRKVKKLEKKAKKHKNQTALYNRIAQERQNIIDKIIGLNLNQDKIKRLINKIKTFASHAKQWEGEIKKYEKRFKMSYVDLFRLYRRCEAKRITPTAFRHATGYTFTGIESSIINLKNIVKKTNRSGTSLPVTHNQLFDTYIKIKELERLILEDKLKLIKANLRLVVSVAKKYATSSGLDLTDLIQEGSLGLMKAIEKFEYKRGFKFSTYATWWIRQSINRAIADQSRTIRIPVHMKELISKMLKMSKRYRQTIGRDPTIEEYSKTLRVSITKIKHILRMVQEPISLDTPLDEDEESSLKDFIEDKRGSNPVKSIFQEMRREEIKKVLANLSEREEKILTLRHGLDGGYPRTLEEVGEIFGVTRERVRQIEAKAIRKLRHSSRSKTLKEYIE
- the dnaG gene encoding DNA primase — encoded protein: MSRIPKETIDNLRDSVNIVELINEYIPNLRRVGKDYTALCPFHSEKAPSFYISPSKNIFHCFGCKAGGDVFKFVMLYDNISYPEAIKKLASRAGIIIKEIDEEIPADKKDVLEILSATVKFYHKYLLESEKASFARSYLEKRGINKDTIERFQLGYAPEGNDFLNQSRKKYSQELLQKSGLIAVSERNGKPYDFMRDRIVFPIYDFSGNPIAFGGRTLKKDVQPLYLNTPDSMLYSKSRSLYGLFQAKSGISKTKKVIILEGYMDVLMCHQYGLDNAVAPLGTSLTADQLKFIKRFIEMALLIFDSDDSGREAAVRAGELCLENDIFCKIVSLPEKMDPDEYLIHNGREAFDKLVLTGVNPVEFKAYLFTLKNDISTPENKSKFIKNALETIAKVKDQVFRHEMIKFISQKLEIDESLIISELRKVSFKKKIGFQDKSANPTAVVSTIRSLEEEIICLCVQNPELIKMVNLEIFNDERCSHIFPLLNQLNKGVPFAALADTLDEDAAKWFMQLAFETGKHNSPKQQMETLLRDINAQQNEKRRKELEKEVIPMLDGKIKSDPVKIEEWTKLGTILKGSGGHLTK
- a CDS encoding NGG1p interacting factor NIF3, whose translation is MVKLRSLYEFVIETGKKKDPRGNDIIQKALKTEQKKFDKLTDDEKSGFDKERLSNPYADSRILNGKEDTEVKSVLLGVDVETPELLLMDSLRKSGKKIDLAIAHHPEGRAYANFYEVMNMQADILHKFGVPINIAEAIMEPRIKEVSRKVMPQNHTRASDAARLLDIPFMNVHTPADNCVNDYLQKLFDKNPPETLDDVLKMLKKIPEYKNAVTNNCGPTIFVGSKDKHAGKIFADMTGGTEGSIEVFEKLATAGVGTIVGMHMSDEHYKNAEKFHINVVIAGHISSDTLGLNLLFDEVEKKFGKIEFFGCSGFTRIRRNA